From the genome of Triticum aestivum cultivar Chinese Spring chromosome 1A, IWGSC CS RefSeq v2.1, whole genome shotgun sequence:
CATCACATTTTGAGTAGTATATTTCTTTCTACCACGAAAGGCAGCCTCCATATCAAGTGTAACAGAGGCACGTACATGTGTACCATCAATAGCTCCAATACAATCCTATTAAGtggaaataaaaacaaaaaattaagATCTAAACAGATTTGTTCCTACACTGACAAAATGTAGTTGTCACTCGGTGTCATACCTTAAAGTATGGATCCCACCGATggtttccttctattttcttttgGGTCCCCAATGAAGGCTTCCTAATAAGTTCATCTCGAAGCTCACCAATTGCATGGAGTACTTTTTTAAAATAGCGGCTAACAACTTCACCAGATCTACTGAAATTCCCACCAATTACTCTATTCCGAACATTGTGACCAACAGTGTGCAAAAACATTGCTACTTGCTGCTCAATGGACATATGGATTGTGTCCTTTAGCAAATTGCAATCTCTAAATAGTTGACAAAACCGAAAGAAAGGAGCTCTCCGAAGCCTAAGCATGTTCACACAAGTTGTGTCATTCTTCCATACTTTGTTATCAAAGTACTCTCTTCTCATCCTATCTCTCTCATCAATTGGGGCATATGTAATTGcctctctcctttttctttttctagaTTGGACAACCAAAGCTATCATATTGATAAACCATTGTGCTGCTGCCGCACAAATTAACATCTTTGTTTTTTTGTCCATCTACAATGCAATGGTACAAATGACATTACTTCATCAATTACAAATGGTATTACTTTAACAAAAACAACTCAGCATGCACATAATCAGTCAAGCAGTACATACGAGGAACATTTGGTTTTACTAGTAATCAAGTTACCTCTGATCTTGCAGAAAATCAAAGAGAGGAGGGAGATGTAGCCCCTGACATCAGCCTTGCCGTTTCCCTTTCAGCTCCTGTATGAAAAACAAATCAAACATCAGCgcgcacacacaccacacacaagtTTACACCAGCAGCACCATGCACAGCCCCATCAACATGCCCAGCTGCTCCTGTACGCAAGCACACAGCACACACACGTTCACACCACGAGCAGCAGCTCATGTACGCAAGCACGCCTGCGCAGTTTGCCAGCTTCCTACATCTGCTACCCACGTGCAA
Proteins encoded in this window:
- the LOC123075606 gene encoding protein ALP1-like, with translation MDKKTKMLICAAAAQWFINMIALVVQSRKRKRREAITYAPIDERDRMRREYFDNKVWKNDTTCVNMLRLRRAPFFRFCQLFRDCNLLKDTIHMSIEQQVAMFLHTVGHNVRNRVIGGNFSRSGEVVSRYFKKVLHAIGELRDELIRKPSLGTQKKIEGNHRWDPYFKDCIGAIDGTHVRASVTLDMEAAFRGRKKYTTQNVMAAVDFDLRFTYVLNGWEGTAHDVVVLRDALGRENGLRVPQGNRLTM